From Blastochloris viridis, one genomic window encodes:
- a CDS encoding orotate phosphoribosyltransferase, with protein sequence MTETFHGKRTIARETARMLLEVRAVLFNANEPFRFTSGRMSPVYIDGRKLISFPRLRRRLMEFATTTMEREVGYEAFDAVAGGETAGIPYAAWMADRLDLPMLYVRKKPKGFGRNAQIEGDLKDGQRVLLVEDLATDAGSKVNFVSGLRNGGAVVEHAFVVFFYGIFPLAETKLAELGIKLHYLATWWDVLQVAKDGAYFDGHTLSEVEAFLSAPEQWSLAHGGTPVEAA encoded by the coding sequence ATGACTGAGACGTTCCACGGCAAGCGCACCATCGCCCGCGAAACCGCCCGCATGTTGCTGGAGGTGCGCGCGGTGCTGTTCAACGCGAACGAGCCGTTCCGCTTCACCTCCGGCCGCATGAGCCCGGTCTACATCGACGGCCGTAAGCTGATTTCTTTCCCCAGGTTGCGCCGCCGCCTGATGGAGTTCGCCACCACCACCATGGAGCGCGAGGTCGGCTACGAGGCGTTCGACGCCGTGGCGGGCGGCGAGACCGCCGGCATCCCCTACGCTGCCTGGATGGCCGACCGGCTCGACCTGCCCATGCTCTACGTGCGCAAGAAGCCCAAGGGCTTTGGCCGCAACGCCCAGATCGAGGGCGACCTGAAGGACGGCCAGCGCGTGCTGCTGGTGGAGGATCTCGCTACCGATGCCGGCTCCAAGGTCAATTTCGTCAGCGGGCTTCGCAACGGCGGCGCCGTGGTCGAGCACGCCTTCGTGGTGTTTTTCTACGGCATTTTCCCGCTGGCCGAGACCAAGCTGGCCGAACTCGGCATCAAGCTCCACTACCTCGCCACCTGGTGGGACGTGCTGCAGGTCGCAAAGGACGGCGCCTATTTCGACGGCCACACCCTCAGCGAGGTCGAGGCGTTCCTGAGCGCCCCGGAGCAATGGTCGCTGGCCCACGGCGGCACCCCGGTCGAAGCAGCATAA
- the pyrC gene encoding dihydroorotase, with the protein MATFSSLTIRRPDDWHVHLRDGAMLATVLPFTASHFGRAVIMPNLVPPVRRAAEAAAYRSRVMAALPHGLDFHPLMTCYLTDETDPDDLVEGHRSGAFFAAKLYPANATTNSQFGVTDLERLNRVLEAMEFAGMPLLIHGEVTDPAVDIFDREAVFIDRVLAPIRRRFDRLRITLEHITTEDGAAFVTAAGDATGATVTPHHLSFSRNAMFHSGFRPHFYCLPVAKREKHRLALRAAVTSGHPRFFLGTDSAPHLRSAKESACGCAGLFCAPTALAAYARVFAEENALDKFEAFASENGARFYGLPLNADRITLIAEDTEVAEDVPVPGLGTLHPFLGGTRIPWRVDGRRVPAGRA; encoded by the coding sequence ATGGCCACGTTCTCATCGCTCACCATCCGCCGACCGGACGACTGGCACGTGCATTTGCGCGACGGCGCCATGCTGGCCACCGTTCTGCCCTTTACCGCGAGCCATTTCGGCCGCGCCGTGATCATGCCCAATCTGGTGCCGCCGGTGCGCCGCGCCGCCGAGGCCGCCGCCTACCGCTCGCGCGTCATGGCGGCGCTGCCGCATGGGCTCGACTTCCACCCGCTGATGACCTGTTACCTGACCGACGAGACCGACCCGGACGATCTGGTCGAGGGCCACCGCAGCGGCGCGTTTTTCGCGGCCAAGCTCTATCCGGCCAACGCCACCACCAATTCCCAGTTCGGCGTCACCGACCTTGAGCGGCTGAACCGGGTGCTGGAGGCGATGGAGTTCGCCGGCATGCCGCTGCTGATCCATGGCGAGGTGACCGACCCTGCCGTCGACATCTTCGACCGCGAGGCGGTGTTCATCGACCGGGTGCTGGCCCCGATTCGCCGCCGGTTCGACAGGTTGCGCATCACCCTCGAGCACATCACCACCGAAGACGGCGCGGCGTTCGTCACCGCCGCCGGCGACGCCACCGGCGCCACCGTGACGCCGCACCACCTCAGCTTCAGCCGCAACGCCATGTTCCACAGCGGGTTTCGCCCGCACTTCTACTGCCTGCCGGTGGCCAAGCGCGAAAAGCACCGCCTTGCCCTGCGCGCCGCCGTCACCTCCGGCCATCCCCGCTTCTTCCTCGGCACCGACAGCGCGCCGCACCTGCGCAGCGCCAAGGAGAGCGCGTGCGGCTGTGCCGGCCTGTTCTGCGCGCCAACCGCGCTCGCGGCCTACGCCCGGGTTTTCGCCGAGGAGAACGCCCTCGACAAGTTCGAGGCGTTCGCGTCCGAGAACGGCGCGCGCTTCTATGGCCTGCCGCTCAACGCCGACCGCATCACGCTGATCGCCGAGGACACCGAGGTGGCCGAAGACGTGCCGGTGCCGGGCCTCGGCACGCTCCACCCCTTCCTGGGCGGCACCCGGATCCCCTGGCGCGTCGACGGCCGCCGGGTTCCCGCCGGCCGGGCCTGA
- a CDS encoding polysaccharide biosynthesis protein: protein MTCLAVLASFYVRFEGEGLDQRWPMLVVFLPLFAFYATIVYSFLSLYRAKWRFASLPDLFNIFRAVSVLAISLLVLDYVVASSAFYNQFYFGKITIFLYWVFQMFLLGGPRIIYRYYRYLRTRHGAEMEHAVPALVLGRAHDAEVVVRAFESGALKKLRPVAILSPNASDLDQSLRGVPVLGDFDQLEAVVADLEERGLRVGRLIVTPSALAPEAAPDTLLARARRLGLPISRMQTLDEGGAFRLAPIDVEDLLLRPSVAIDYRRLEAAVGGCRVLVTGGGGSIGAEICERVVTHRASHLMVVENAEPALYAVLQRLETLDPDTCVEGRIGDVRERARIDRLMAEFKPDLVFHAAALKHVPYLETDWIEGVKTNILGSINVAEAAVACGAKAMVMISTDKAIEPVSVLGATKRFAEMYCQALDAELASGPTRLIAVRFGNVLGSNGSVVPKFKAQIAAGGPITITHPDMVRYFMTIREACNLVVTAASHALAPHRSSEQERISVYVLNMGQPVKILDLAERMVRLSGLEPGRDIDIVVTGVRPGERLNEILFAREEPASDIGIPGVVAARPVFPPLAEMKRLVAEVEAAMAAENRGAVFAAVGRAVTDFEPDAAVSARIAGTVSVAASGR, encoded by the coding sequence ATGACGTGCCTCGCTGTTCTGGCGAGCTTTTACGTTCGATTCGAAGGCGAGGGGCTCGACCAGCGCTGGCCGATGCTGGTCGTTTTCCTGCCGTTGTTCGCGTTCTACGCGACAATTGTTTATTCGTTCTTGTCGCTATACCGCGCGAAGTGGCGTTTCGCCTCACTGCCGGACCTGTTCAACATATTCCGCGCGGTCAGCGTTCTGGCTATCAGCCTGCTTGTCCTGGACTATGTTGTGGCCTCCTCGGCCTTCTACAACCAGTTCTATTTCGGCAAGATCACCATCTTTCTCTACTGGGTCTTCCAGATGTTTCTTCTGGGAGGTCCGAGGATCATCTATCGCTACTACCGCTACCTGAGGACCCGCCACGGCGCCGAGATGGAGCACGCCGTGCCGGCGCTGGTGCTGGGCCGTGCCCATGATGCCGAGGTCGTGGTGCGCGCCTTCGAATCCGGCGCGCTGAAGAAGCTGCGCCCGGTGGCGATCCTGTCGCCCAACGCCTCCGACCTCGACCAGTCGCTGCGCGGGGTGCCGGTGCTGGGCGATTTCGACCAGCTCGAGGCGGTGGTCGCCGACCTTGAGGAGCGCGGGCTGCGCGTCGGCCGCCTGATCGTCACGCCGTCGGCGCTGGCGCCGGAGGCCGCGCCGGACACGCTGCTGGCGCGGGCGCGCCGGCTCGGCCTGCCGATCTCGCGGATGCAGACCCTGGATGAGGGCGGGGCGTTCCGGCTGGCGCCGATCGACGTCGAGGATTTGCTGCTCCGGCCGTCGGTGGCGATCGACTATCGCCGGCTGGAGGCGGCCGTCGGCGGCTGCCGCGTGCTGGTGACCGGCGGCGGCGGCTCGATCGGCGCGGAGATCTGCGAGCGGGTCGTCACCCACCGCGCCTCCCACCTGATGGTGGTCGAGAATGCCGAGCCGGCGCTCTATGCGGTGCTGCAGCGGCTGGAGACGCTCGACCCGGACACCTGCGTCGAGGGCCGCATCGGCGACGTCCGGGAGCGGGCGCGGATCGACCGGCTGATGGCCGAGTTCAAGCCGGACCTGGTGTTCCACGCCGCGGCGCTCAAGCACGTGCCCTATCTGGAGACCGACTGGATCGAGGGGGTGAAGACCAACATCCTGGGCTCGATCAACGTGGCCGAGGCGGCGGTGGCGTGCGGCGCCAAGGCGATGGTGATGATCTCGACCGACAAGGCGATCGAGCCGGTGTCGGTGCTCGGCGCCACCAAGCGCTTCGCCGAGATGTACTGCCAGGCGCTCGACGCCGAGCTGGCGTCCGGGCCGACCCGGCTGATCGCGGTCCGGTTCGGCAACGTGCTGGGCTCGAACGGCTCGGTGGTGCCCAAGTTCAAGGCGCAGATCGCCGCCGGCGGGCCGATCACCATCACCCACCCCGACATGGTCCGCTACTTCATGACCATCCGCGAGGCCTGCAACCTCGTCGTCACCGCGGCCAGCCACGCGCTCGCGCCGCACCGCAGCTCCGAGCAGGAGCGCATCTCGGTCTATGTGCTGAACATGGGCCAGCCGGTGAAGATCCTCGATCTCGCCGAGCGCATGGTGCGGCTGTCGGGGCTGGAGCCGGGGCGGGACATCGACATCGTCGTCACCGGCGTGCGGCCCGGCGAGCGGCTGAACGAGATCCTGTTCGCACGCGAGGAGCCGGCGTCCGACATCGGCATTCCGGGCGTGGTGGCGGCGCGGCCGGTGTTCCCGCCGCTGGCGGAGATGAAGCGGCTGGTGGCGGAGGTCGAGGCCGCGATGGCGGCGGAGAACCGCGGCGCGGTGTTCGCCGCGGTCGGCCGCGCCGTCACCGATTTCGAGCCG